ATTCGAGGGTGAGTGCATAGTCTCAGTGATACTTGACGCTGAGGCAAGGTGGGTGCTGGATGATGTTAGGAACACTATTGTACCCACTGTGAGGGGTCATCACGCATTGAAGATAACCATGAAGAACACTGAAATCCTAGACTACACTGAGTACTTAATTAATGAGCTGAAGATGAGGGATGAGTTAAGTAGGGCTTTAACCAACTACGCGTTAGGTAACTTACCCATGATTAATGTGCATCACGTTAAGGTTAACGGTGAACACATTAACCTGGGGCCTGGGGAAAGGGTTCACTACAGCAATGGGTTACTCGTCATTAGGAGGGAGTTGAAGCCGGGTGGCGTATTGGATGGCCTCAATGTGGTTAAGGAGTATGGTGATGTAGCCTACAGCGTCATTAACCTTGGTGAGAGGCACTTAATGCACATTTACGCCTCGCAGGATGGTTCATTTAAAGGAGCCTACATAAACATTAACACACCTATTGAAGCTACTTGGGATGGTGTGATTTACGTGGACCTTGAGGTGGATTTAACCGTGGATAAGGAGTTAAACGTGAAGGTTATTGATGAGGATAAGTTAAGCAGTATACCGAGTAGGAGGCTTATTAATGAGGCTGAGGCTGAACTTAGTAGGCTTAGGGGTAATGCAGTGGACCTGGTTAAGGAGCACATTGGCATGTTGAGTAAGCTTGGTTTAAGTATTCGTTATCAAGAATCATGAAGTACGCCGACTCACCATCACTGTAGTAGCCCGGTATAGTGTGGTGTATCCTGAACCCTAAGCTCCTGTATAGGTTAATTGCAGCATCATTCGATACCCTTACCTCAAGCACTATTGAGTTCACAATACCCTTAAGCCTACATATTGATGAACACATGAGGAGCTTACCCACCCCCATCCTCCTATACTCGTTTAACACACCTATGGAAACAACGTGGCCTTGACCAGGCCTATCAATGCATGTTATTATGTAGCCAATGTATACCCCATCCTTAACAGCCACGTATGATGAGCTTGAGCAATTCTCGCAAAGCCACTCAAGAAAACCCCTAGTGTAGACCTCACTGGGTCTAAAAATCCTCTTCTCTAAATCCTCAATTGAATCAATTATATCTAACCCACATGGCTTAACCTCAATACCACTCTTCATACTCAACGCGTATGCCTCAGTATTTTAAAATACAACTACACTCATCACCACCGTTAGTGGGCTTATTTAACCTGATTAATTATAACTTAAAAAATCAAGCGTAGTGGGGCTTACGTGCCCATAGAGAGGATTGTGGAGTATAAGATAACCGTACCTAAGCATGCGGCCTTGGACATAATATTCAGGGTAGGGTTACTTGGTGAATTCATGCCTATTGACAGGCCCCCTAAGTTACCTGCCCCATCCATTGACCAGGAGACCTACAATAGCGTTAGGAGACTCACTGAGGCGGCGAGGACAATATCAAGGTATGGTCAGGGCCAATTGGATTCAACCATAGGTAGGTTTAGGGTTAAGGCAACGACCTTTAGGGACTTCGTGGACTCAGTTTACAAGAACGGGGAGGAGTTGATAGGTAGGATTAGGCAGATTGAGGACTCACTCAATAGTGCTGAGGAGGATTTAACGAAGCTTAAGCTCCTGGTGAACGTTAACTCCCTAATGGGCACATTAAGCCTTAGGAACATTAAGTACATTGTAATTGAGGCCCCCTATAGGATGTTAAGCGACTTCGAAAACTCCATTAGGCAGATTGAGGATGCTGCCTTAATTAGGCTTAGTGAAACTGGCGATAAGGTTCACGTACTTGTTATTGCACCAACCTGGGAATTAAGGAGAATCAACGATACCATTAGGCTACACAACGTTAAGGTAATTGAACTACCTGAGGGGGATTTAAGCAACGTGGAGGTTAGGATTAAGGAGACTGAGTCAACAATAAGCAGTTTAAGGAGTCAACTGGAGTCATTAATCAACAGTAATAAGCCCGTGATAAGGGGTATTTTAGAGGCGGCGAGTGTTGCTGAGAATGTTATTCAAACGTACGTTAACAGCGCCGTTGAGGAGGGGGGTGAGGTTATTGCCAGGATTGACACGATTAAGGGCCAGATAAGTGAATTAGAGGGTAGGTTAAGTAAGCTTAGGCTGCTCATGGAGGCCTACAACGGCTTAATTAAGAGCGGCATTAAGGAAATGGGGCTTAAGTCACTTGAGTACTCACTATTCATAGTAAGGGGTCAAATACCCCCTGATTTAGGTAAGTACTCGGGCTACGTGATAAACATAGGGAATGACTTAACCGCATACTTAATCATGAGTAATGTGGACTACCCCGAATCCAAAAATATTGTTAAGGCACCCAGGGAGCACTTAACCGACCTGGAGGCATCAGTGGGGTTACTTAGTAGGGAGGCTAGGGAGGTGGAGAGGAGGCTGGGTGAATTAAAGGGTGAGCTTAGTGAAATGATTCGTGAGAGGGATGAGGCTTGCAACTACAGTATTGAGGAGGCTAGGCAGGTAAGTGACCTAGTTACCATTAGGGGTTTTGTTCTTGAGAAGAACGTTAAC
This sequence is a window from Caldivirga sp.. Protein-coding genes within it:
- a CDS encoding DUF402 domain-containing protein codes for the protein MTKVRVRGVYATALTKIMLEDGYDIVQATDTILSRFNILHSTEPPDVTIKDDENVPGALFVIGKCSEVNRVLESILRRVGDVAFNKPPVPLYSVIMGVVTDSGHIEVAPGVVALLEGSNYFRPGDKLPVTMVNVTGQLRASPYIMPTTSYLRVIDSPTVRLSRHIKDPEAKMMLVRVGLSKINQLSGLGIRWRSSAQYLSEEEAEKALDEAISLVNAIRVKIAEARDYDMLFEGECIVSVILDAEARWVLDDVRNTIVPTVRGHHALKITMKNTEILDYTEYLINELKMRDELSRALTNYALGNLPMINVHHVKVNGEHINLGPGERVHYSNGLLVIRRELKPGGVLDGLNVVKEYGDVAYSVINLGERHLMHIYASQDGSFKGAYININTPIEATWDGVIYVDLEVDLTVDKELNVKVIDEDKLSSIPSRRLINEAEAELSRLRGNAVDLVKEHIGMLSKLGLSIRYQES
- a CDS encoding N-acetyltransferase; the encoded protein is MKSGIEVKPCGLDIIDSIEDLEKRIFRPSEVYTRGFLEWLCENCSSSSYVAVKDGVYIGYIITCIDRPGQGHVVSIGVLNEYRRMGVGKLLMCSSICRLKGIVNSIVLEVRVSNDAAINLYRSLGFRIHHTIPGYYSDGESAYFMILDNEYLNQAYSTCQCAP
- a CDS encoding V-type ATPase 116kDa subunit family protein produces the protein MPIERIVEYKITVPKHAALDIIFRVGLLGEFMPIDRPPKLPAPSIDQETYNSVRRLTEAARTISRYGQGQLDSTIGRFRVKATTFRDFVDSVYKNGEELIGRIRQIEDSLNSAEEDLTKLKLLVNVNSLMGTLSLRNIKYIVIEAPYRMLSDFENSIRQIEDAALIRLSETGDKVHVLVIAPTWELRRINDTIRLHNVKVIELPEGDLSNVEVRIKETESTISSLRSQLESLINSNKPVIRGILEAASVAENVIQTYVNSAVEEGGEVIARIDTIKGQISELEGRLSKLRLLMEAYNGLIKSGIKEMGLKSLEYSLFIVRGQIPPDLGKYSGYVINIGNDLTAYLIMSNVDYPESKNIVKAPREHLTDLEASVGLLSREAREVERRLGELKGELSEMIRERDEACNYSIEEARQVSDLVTIRGFVLEKNVNRFEDFLYRTLTDLAVDARVRKFTRVIQVNSINPHEAPTSEEYPVPISAFKEITYMYGIPRYGELSPVTLTAVLFPIFFGWMFPDAGQGAILLLFGVLMNVLKYNGRNSILRAMFSGKANLWGQLFIMMGAWAIVFSILNSGEVFGMDLIKPLLPWGRVFVNGTINEYWINWVLPLAMLFGFTLLIISLVLKPLNRARLGYRLDAMTLAWVPLVFIGFGLLMMNVGIIPIALLNSSFSILLTPQVRLLGAALMVIGFGGFFGSFMYLKSMPNAEVDAAELMVGLTIEGILDAIANTLSFMRLGIIALVHSIFTYMTYHLALTYGLLTPVGLLIMIMLNTLIIAGEGFLTFIQTSRLTFYEVYSKFYEGSGKLYMPLRYMLTALSVELP